From the Penaeus monodon isolate SGIC_2016 chromosome 3, NSTDA_Pmon_1, whole genome shotgun sequence genome, the window GGTCAATGGGATACTTTGCACCTGCTTCATAGACACCGGGTCAGAGGTAACTTTAATGAAAAATGCTTTGAAGGCTAAAATGACCATAAAGTCGGTCAGACCTTCGTCTCGCTCGTTAAGAGGTGCTTCAGGCCATTCATTTCGCGCAGTAAAAGGGCCCTAACATTATCCCTTTTTCCTTAACGAGGAAGTAAAAGTAAGCATGATGTCAACATCGTCTCGGAGGAAGTTCGGTTTCCCAGGCGATATTTTAATTGGTATGGATTGGTTaagaagattttaaattttaaaatggtctCTTTCCACTCTCCACAAAAAAGCTTAAACGGGTTCGTGTACGAATGACCTTTACTGACACCCCATCCTTAAATATCAAAATGTTTCATGAGCGTCGTATGCCCAACTTCAAAAAAAGCTGAAGGTACTACGCCAGTATTTTGTGCACAAACTCTAGTTTTCCCACCAGAAACGGGAAAGTTTGTATTAGGGATGGTTATAGATGATGGTAAGATGGATGCTTTTGTCACGGGCAAAACGGCCCAGGTGGTAATTCCTCGTAGTCTGACGCAAGTGTCGAAGGCCCCGGTAGCATTTGGGTAGTCAATGATCGCAAGTTCCCGTTATCTTGCAACAAGGAGCACACATCGCTTCTCTTGAAGGCGTAGACAAATCTTTTAATCCGCAAGGGATGATTTTTATGATTCTAGTTTAGATTTTAGTAATGAGTGTCATAATAATGGCTCTCATTTTTCTGATGGTTTTAatgatttttctaaatttttctaaTTCGGTTTCTGATTTTGGTGAAGGTTTTATTAACAcaaatgtttttgggttttaatgatTCGTGTTTTCATGATTTTAATGATTCTTTCGATGTACAGCATGGTACTGCCGATttcggttatgatgatgatgactttgaCGTCTTTCCTCCCGTGAGTACAGACGTCTTCACCATTTCTACTCCTTCGGGTGAGTCCTTTGTATAGGCTGCTCAACTTTATCACCTTGGGTTTTCTAGACGTGATCAGCTGATGGCTGTGTTGCAACGTCATGCAATCCTATTTGATGAATCCGCACCACTGGGGAAAGTACCTTGTATTAAACATCATATCCCCACAGCAGACTCCGACCCGATTCGCACTCGCCAGTGGAGGTTGCCAGAGAGTGCGCGTGCCACGATTCGGGGGCGAATGCGATAAGATGTTGAGGGAAGGGGTCCCTTTCACCGTCAACATCTCCTTGGTTGTCACCTGTGGTGTTGGtaagggaagaaggatggaggtatACGTTTCTGCGTTTATTATAGAAGGCTGAATAGAGTAACCACTGCAGACGCATACCCCATGCCTAGGTTAGATCAAATGATTGATGAGTTGTCAGGCACACAATGGTTTTCTGCCCTAGATGCTAAATCCGCCTATTGGACGATAGAAGTGGAACCAAGTGATAGAACTAAAACGGCATTTAGTGATGGCTTTAGGCTGCTTCAATTTAAAACCCTATGCCTTTTGGCTTGGCTACAGCCCCAAGCACATTTCAAGTGCTATTTAAAGCAGTCCTAAgttcattttttgggggaaacatgCTCTAGCATATCTAGACGATGTCGTCATTTACTCGAGATCTTTCGACGAGCATCTGTCTCACCTTGACGAGGTTCTTGGCCTCTTAGCTCGGGCAGGATTCCGTCTGAATGTTTCCAAGTGTCAGCTTGCTGTAAGCTCTTTCAAATTCTTGGGCTTTCTTGTTACCCCACAGGGTATATCTCCTGATCCTGAGAAGGTGGAAGCCTCTCGAGGATGCAACCTCCCCGGACGGTAAGGCAAGTCCGTCAGTTCTTGGGTGCCACTAGTTCTCAAGAGCACGTAGATAATTATGCTACGTTGGCGGCCCCATTAACTCGACTGTTgcggaagaaggaaaaatttgtGTGGGGAAGTGAGCAACAGAAAGCATTTGAAGATATGAAACCACCGGTTGGTTACAGCACCTGTCTTGCGGAAACCTAATTTTGATAGGCCGTTCGAGGTTCACTCGGATGCCTCAGGGGGTAGCCATTGGGTCCCGCTTGATGCAGAGGGATGATAAGGGGTCCCCAGGCTGTTGGGATATTATTCACGGAAGCTGGGGATTCGGAGCGCAATTATCCCGGGCATTGATTAGAGGGGCTCGCCGTGGTGGAACGGTACGCCATTACAATGCGTATCTCTATGGTCGACCCTTTTCCATCTACACAGACCATAGACCCTTGGTTTTTGTTTTCAAACAGCCAGCTAAGGGCGGTTAGGATGACGAGATGGAGCCATGAACTCtcctcatataatataataaaaaagtacaagCCGGAGCATCACACACCTTTCCCCACCTTTTGAGTAAAAGGTAGATGCAAACGATGCCCTGCTTGATTCGCAGCAGGTGGCCGAGGCACAGCAGAATGATCCGCTGTGGAATGAAATTATATTCTACCTCAGGGAAGAGAGGACACCGAGGAGGAAGATTCCGCTTCCGCTCGATGAATTCGAATTGAAAGAGggcctcttatatcatcatcgtgtCTTGCCAGAGAGGGTGATCCAACAACTCGTCATTCCTCGATCTTTAAGAGGTAAGGTGTTGGAGATCGTTCATTGTGATAAATCTGCCGCTCACCCAGGTATATTCAGAACGTATTGCAGGCTTCGAGATCAATATTATTTCCCACAAATGTTGTCCGAGGTTCGTGCAGTCTTGTGTCCAGTGCCAGAGGAGGAAGGGTCTTGCTTCCAGGCAAGCACCTCTCGCTTCTATGCCTGAGGTAACGCAGCCATTTGAGAGAGTCTCTGCAGATCTTATCGAAATGGTAAATTCAGCCAGAGGGCACAGGTATGTCCTGGTCATCACTGATCATTTTTCGCAGTATTTGCAATTGGTGGCATTAGTCAACAAAGAGGCTGGTACAGTAGCCGATACTTTCGACAATTTCTTTACTTTGTTTGGTCCGCCCCAGACTTTATTAACAGATAACGGTAGTGAGTTTACAAATAGACTATTTAGACAAGTTTGTCAGATTTTAAGGGTAAAAATTATGTATACGACGTGCTatcatccacaggctaatggtatGGCTGAAAGAGTAAACAGGGTCTTGAAGGATTCTTTAGCCACACTGGTAGGTCAGCATCCCCAAGATTGGGACCGGATGCTTTCTTATGTCCGCTTCGCACTCAAAAACTTCGATACAAAAGGAGCGTGAGCCAGAGCCTCTGTATCTCCTTACAGGACGAACGGATATTTCCCCCTAATCTTACGAACTACCCGGAAGCAACGAAGACGCTGCAAGGATGCTCAGAGATGGTCTTCGTGAAGCTCGTGATGCTGCAGTCCAGAGCGCGAGGGATGCTAGAGAGAGATGGGCGCGCGATTACGACAAGAAAGTAAGGACCAGATTTTGTCCACAAAGGGGGGAGACCTCGTGTTGGTTAAGCTCATACGCCCGATACGACCACGTCGTGTAGCAAACCTGGCGCCGAAGTGGAGTGGGCCCCGTGAAGATTATAAAGCAAAATTTGGGCCAGTTAATTACGTCGTCGAGGATCCTTTCATGCCGTACCAAGAAATAAAGTGCCACATCAATCAGTTAAGGAAGTACGTACCCCGAGATGATCCCGCTTTGCTGAACCGCCGCCGAGGCCCGGGAAGAAGTTTATGATCCCGATCAGACGGCCGCTGATCGAGATTACCACCTTCGTTTCGAGGATGAAGAGGACGAAATTTTGCAGACCCAGGAATCCCGGGACCGAGTCGGAGAAATGGACCAGACGAGGAGGGATAAGCATTCCAGGCACAGGGGCGTGAGTATACAAGGTTCTATGGGGGGTCggtcgtgtgttgtgtgcacCATTCAATCACGTCACTTTCCCGTAGAAATATCAACAAATCATTTCACGTAAAACCTGTGTTAATATATCTTCTCTGGTTTCAGTCGTCGAAGTCCTGGAAATTGCTTTTCCGCCGTACCTGCCTTTTACCCCAGACCTCGCCTCCAGCCATAATAGTGACCTTTAGCACGTCAACCAGGGATTGCCGCGCttgtagggggaaaggggttgtagTGAACGGCTTCGCGAAATCTCTCgtcgttcactccaggaggtataaaaCTATTTCGatatctcttctcacctccacctcccacaGGCCTGGAATAGTCTAAAAAGGTTCGAGAACTAAAAAAACTCGAGGTGGGGAAAAACTCCTGTAGGGGCCACggcgtggcgaagttttgccctccccacgCGTGGAAACTATGAGGGGGGACTATTGCATTACGAGGAGTTCCCTTGCTCTCCAGACAGaatgcaggacctggacttcggtcgctggcacttcgccgaagcccagggcaagccatttatcccgcgagtgaggaggatgcccgcacatggtgttgccacaagcggctaccgttttttttatttgtatttttcttttaaataaaaatcattatttgtatttcgGCACAAGTCActttaaacaataacaataagaaagtcattgggtcgaatcctttttctttgtattttaagtatttatcatATTTGAAGTTTTATCTTTTAAGTCTccacaattttattcatttttaattcaaagcttccttaattattttctttttcttttttagagttTTATTGAATTCCATTAAAATTTCCCGATGGTTCTTTtaacaaattctttttttattttttttacatcagtaACTTTTTAAGTactcttattatataaatattatgattttttttttagatatcttaacgtagtttttaattctttttctaaaATTCTAAAAAGAACCACTTTATAAAAGTTCCCCGCGTACGAGTTTACGTGAGGAGGCCTAAAACAAAGAGCCGGGGGATTCGGGGATTGGTCTTCGTCTTGTCAGCAACTAAGGAgtccccggaatgggccttccTTAAGATAAGTGGTCGTGTGGATATATTTTTACACAGGAAGTGAGAAACATTTGTGGGGATATTTATTCGGAAAGTGACCCTTGTGATttggtgcctttttttttattgtattttaatgtctgtgtgttttacagTTCCGTTTTACCGtttactgttttactgtgccagtgcttTTATGTTTTCGATATTTTACTGtccgttttattttaataaatgttttatcagttatacttttatattaccgtCTCCCTCACAacttgtaaaaggaaaaaggaaactatTAAATTTAACCAGTTCTAAGCATCAATTACGCTATTCATTGCGTTGGAGAGTTCTCCCCGCAcaacgcctctcctcggctttatttcacgcttaccgacctttattTTTCGCACCCAACACCTACACCATTCACCCCACGCTACATTCACGATTACACAatctatcccccctttcctcattttatcttctacactattccccttctTACAACCACATATTCGTTCCCATAcgataattaaatgggtggtggcagtgacgctacttttcacatttactttgcgaaatataattgtatcagttcactacaacctcctccagagcgaccccagcgagagtgaagaaagccgtgctggatgaaagatttttgtgtttctgagaactgatttacaattacggttacttttgtttgaaagaattttgtttgttcctgaggactaattttttttaaattttcttttagttggtttcaggtttaggtatgtcagggcagatgggtcgtctgcttgattagggggggatagtgctacgccagtgggtctttgtctctgtgcgaaacatgtattaacatgaaaaggatgacctgggcatgtgttaacatgaagggacctgggcaaacatgacgcagctggctgtgagcggaggagcggaggaacaagccaagagacggagttgggtgctgctcctgtgaagacctcgtgttttGCCCTGGTGACCCGATaaactttttgttgccctgttataagctgtatcgtgcagtgtgacgtgctggtttccccctgtattgtgcctatagaaaagtgtacgggtaaataacttgtgtaaataaaggaaagactgtcattttgtgtttatttcgtgccctgcctccccactgggcgtttcccctcttggtgttctgggacgctgtggtgctcgttgcctcttggagctgttcagtgttcacgaccctgtggtctgcctagcctgccttgtgttggtggcagagagacgagacggtcggcgtaacattattattatcattactattatcatttttattattactactgttattatcattgttattgttattttagcattagtgttaatatttatatcaatattgttgtcattatcatcattattttattatatttattctcattattgatactattatgatcgttattattatcatcatttttattactagcatagttatttctgttattataattattatcaatattatcactataattattcttattgatattgacattattattaaaatcatcttcactatcatcattatcattagcattatcgttattattattattgttattattattattattgttattattaatattattattattatcattatcattgttattatcattattgttattatcatcatcttcataattatcatcacttctttattattccattattatcatcaatgttattattatcattattattatcattacggttatttttttcattgaccattaccattaccattattgttgccactattcattttattaccattatcactatcagtattatcagtattatcatcattatcatctttatctttggtatttcttattattattattgtcgttattaccgtcattaccataattacatctttatcattattattattatcattgttgttattgtttttattatcaacattgttttgttgttatttttattattattattactattattattattattattgttattgttattattattattaccattattattatcatcattatttcattattattgtattattattattaatattaatattactatcgttatcattagtgctatcattagcattggcattattgttattatcatcattgttattattttcatcattgttattattattatcattataataaaactaaactttattattatcattactatttattattattattattattattattattattattattattattattattattgttattattatcattattatttcgctactatcattattatcatcattttgctaccagcattatcattatcattgtaatcattatttcattattatcatcattatcattttcattgttactatcgttatcaaTGTCCTCCTCTACATTACtagaataataatctttattattaacgtcagtattgtttttattatcgtcattcttGTTACcactatattcatcattattttccttagcATCATTAGCACTCCCATTAGTAGTATCGACATCATCAATGCTGGCATGGCCTTAAGCCCAATATCTTAGAACATGTAACTTTGTATGGTATCATAATActcaaaatgaatataatatattgttaatttCATTGTTGATAATCTTCGTTATCATAACGGTGTTTTGATTTTTAGTTGGCTTGCTAAAAGGCTTTAACTGAAATGATTAAACATCTGTCTGTAATGATATATTCaggaatataatacaaaatatacaaaatggtTGAATTAGGTGAACTTGTTTGTACTAACACTGACACTGGCCCATCCAGGGCACACCTGCATATAATACTTTTTCACTTCCATAAGAagtgatttgtttattttcaataatgatacttttataacattataatacttataacatGTAATCTTAGGCACAACATTCACGCAGTCATTCAGATGGTCCTGAGCTTGGTACTGTAACCGATCTTTTCCAGCCACATTATTATGGTGTTGTAGTTCGCGTCCAACCAGGCAATGTTGTTCTGAACGCTCTCTACTATTTGTTCAACATCAAGAGCAACTGGCTCTAGTTGCTTTGCATGACGCGTCTGCAGGGCTGTCAACTGTGAAGGGGGGAAATATGTTGATTCTCGTTAGATTCACAATTTCCGAATAGAGGAATAAGTAAATTTACGATGTAATTTTAAGGGGAATATGTCAAAGCTAAATCATTCAAAATTTAAGTTTTCTTGCCATGACCTCACCTCCATGAGTTCCTGTCGTGTGTTAACCTTTTGTGTGGTGGAGCGGATGAGGCGAACCATTATCTTATCAAAGctgaaaaataaccaaaataatattattacatgaaTATTATATCCCATGAATTCAGAACTTGAAAGTGACACATAAGAACCAAAAGCTATAATTGTGCTTACAAGCTAAAGATTTTGTCGAAATTATCTTGCAGGTACGCCCAGGCGAGAGGTAGCCCTACTTCGTTGTTGGCAATAGCACCAAAGACCCTGGAACTATCCTGCTTCCTGATTCCACTGCCGTCTGTGAAGGCCATGTCGAGGTacctgaacaaaaaaataataaaaataaaaataattggtaATTCCTTCTATACTGGAATGAATACTATTACCTAAACAGTTGCTATTTACTTACCAACCACGAAAGGGAGTAATAATTTCAGTTTACAAGATAAGTTCATATGATTTCAATTTCCCAAGCGTATGGCATGCAATCTAACCTCGAGAGTAGCCACATTTCCTTGCTGCAGCCTAAGGCAGACAGAAGTTTTTCCTTCTCAGAACCAACATTGGACTTGAGGTACTGCTGCCACGCGAAGTCCCACTCGGCCTCCCCGCCCTCGGCGATGGCGTAGCAGTACACCGTTGATTTGAGGTTCGGTGAAATAAGACTGTAATGGAGTCACTGTATTGAGGATTTCTTGACTCGCCGATCTTAAAGTTTGTTATAGAatatggtctgtgtgtgtgtgtgtgtgtgtgtgtgtgtgtgtgtgtgtgtgtgtgtgtgtgtgtgtgtgtgtgtgtgtgtgtgtgtgtgtgtgtgtgtgtgtgtgtgtgcgcgcgcgcgcgcgcgcgcgcgcttattACTAATTCATTCGCattgtttttaaaatcttttcagcATAAGAAAATGACTGGATCGTAATCTCACGTAAGATTATCCGGGTTAGTCATCCAGGTGTGGTAGAGAGCAGACGCGCTGTCTAAGCAGTGTTGGTGACCAAGTGCGCACGCCCATGCCACTGCCTTCGCTCGCTTGTACTGATCCAGAACACCGTCATCAGGATTTTCCTCGAATCCTACCGACTCGTACAGCGGTATTAGGATGTCTAATAGATAATTCTGAAGAAGAAAAGCATAACAGTTAAcggaataaatgataattaaaagagaATTTGTAAGTCCACAAGAAAATACTTAAAAGTATAACGCACCTTGAGAGCACCGTAACCTCCCGTACGCGTTAACATGTCCTTGAGGTAGACCACATTATTCAGAGCTGCCCACCAGGGAATGTAATCAGACTCAGCCTCTAAGTACGTCAATATTCCCAAAGCTGTCTCGTAAGAAAGCTGATCTGAAataggtttgtttttttgtaaatatatgtgtgttataactttatatattttttctcttgtcttttctttcttttttacatataccATGGGACTTGCGATCATACCTGCACGAGCGAGGTCCATGGCATCATCAATGATCTGGGCTCGGTTGATAGGATTGATAACTAGGTGATTTGTTTTCAGCTGCTGGATGAGGAGGTTCCAGTTGTGGTCGTCGTAGTTGACTCTGTAGTATCCCGTCTCCTGCAGGTTGAAGATGACCCACTGGTCCTtcgggggaagggatgagaggctGATCTGTTCCTCGGAGTCCTTCATCCACACCATGGCCTGAGTCTGGTTGAAGTTGGCCTCGCTCTGGGTCGTGTACGTCAGGGGAACCCACCACTTGTAGTCATGGGTGTCGCTGGAGTTTTCATCTCTTACTAACAAAAAGCGTTcctggagaaaagggagagttgCATATTAAAGCAATCCTTCAAAACGGTTTTCTTGCCGTCATTTTAATGTCAAACAGAGTAATCTCGATCGCGTGAGCCGGACTCACCTGAGAAACGGTGGCAGATGTGCCATCGGTGCTTCTCTCCACCTTGATGACGGGGTATCCCTTCTGCAGCGTCCAGGTGTCCATGATCATCTTGACGGTGACGTCTTGGGGCAGAGTGCCGTCCTCGTGAGCGGCTGTTGTCAGGTGTCTCCAGAGGTCGTCACTCTCGGCATTGTCATACGTTCTGTTGAGTAATATTATGTGGATAGAAAGGCTTGGTTGCTTCCCATGTTGGCTTTTAGGGTCTGAAGTTTGTTTAGAGAGGCTGTACACTTACAGGCTTTGGAGGTATTCATTAAGTCCTCTGCGGAAGGTATTTTCATTTAGGAAATTGCTCATCATTCGGATGATGGATGAACCTGAAATATAatcggaattttttaaaaagacgaTTCGCTTATATCGATGTACATCCTTGATATTCGAATTATGTGGACCAGTTGACAATTAATTTCCCATATCAAAATCCTCTTTGCCTATGTATCAATGAGGTTGAATATATCGTTAGTGTCGAACCACGAGATATTTTTTCTGCTTCACTGTGTAACCTTTACCTTTATCGTATGCTATTCTGTCAGCATTAAGAGCGTTGTGTCTGATAGGATGGGACGATTCCAAACTGTCAACTGTAAACACGTCGTGAATTCTCCTCACTACAAATTGTTCCAGAACTTTCCACTCTGGCTCGACCTGGAAAATATCATGTGTCATGAAATCGTATGATTACTTCCCACTGTAAAGTAATTTTTTCTCGTTGAGCAGTTTAGCTGAATAAAGATATCCTTCAAAGACAAAAAGTGATGAATGAtgttatgataaagataacacaATTAAAACAATTGATAAATAACTAAACATTAACAAGCGATTGCATGATTATGATAGTATCACTTTTATAAcatcagtaaaaaaacaaaatattattaataatggtagtaataataatgataatgatgatagtgaaaatgatgataacaataatgctaacagaacaataacgatactgataatgatgatgatgatgataataataataataataataataataataataataataataataataataataataataatagtagtagtagtaaaaatagtaacaaaaatactaagaatgataataaaaataataataataatagacaataacagATGACAGCAACATCACGTACATGATCCACACCAATGTACTCGACGTAGGAGGCGAATCCCTCGTTGAGCCAGATGTCCGTCCACCACTCGGGCGTCACGAGGTTTCCGAACCACTGATGGGCGAGCTCGTGCCCCACTACCTGTGCAACCAGCTGTTTGTTAAATGCCGATGATGCAGCTGGATCGTAGAGCATGAGGGTCTCTCTGGAAAGGAAGGACAGGTGATTCCAGGTGGTTGTTGTGTTAGGGGTGGTTTTGCTATGTCTGTGGcagtattattgatgatgatgatttgagaGGATATCGTGTCAATCGTAATtgttaaaaatagtgataatgattttggTGATATTTAATATAAGAACAGTGGTTATGACTGTAGTTACAGTGATGGTAATTGTGATGATCAGGATAATATTGACCATTATtttgctatgatgatgatgatgacggtcaTACTCAATTCTAACGACAAAGATCATACTtcctaaaagataataatagtaaataaaaaataaacacaacagtCACCCCAGAGCCCAACAGCAGCGCCATTACCTATACGTGACAAGCCCCCAGTTCTCCATGGCTCCGGGAGCGAAGTCGGGGAGAGCGATCATGTCCATCTTGGGGAGCGGGAACGACAGGTTGAAGTAGTTTTCGAAGTGACGCAGGATCCTCGGCCCGATGTCCCTGGCGTATTCTGCTTGCTCGATGGCCCTCTCACGCGCCCACACTGtcggaggagtgagagaggacagagaggttAAAGTAGATGAAAGTGAACGAAACAGTTCCACAATGCTAAGATATGCAATTGACGTTTCGATGTCAAATACGTGATGTTATTATGAAATGTCTCTTACGTTGCACTATTATCGTTTCTTACAATTACCTCTTTTACATAATTATCCATTATACACACAGGGAAGAAATGATTCGTCTTCAAttatagagagggagagtatgGAAACAAAGACAGTAATagagcaagggaaagaaaaaataaattgattgtTGTCTGGTCTAAAGTTACAtgtgtggagatatatatatatatatatatatatatatatatatatatatatatatatatatatatgcatatatatatatatatatatacatttatatatatgcatatatatatacatgtatataaatatgtgtatatatatatatatatatatatatatatatatatatatatatatatatatatatatataaagaaggaagagagataaggggagagagaaagagagagtagcgagagacagatagacaaccagacagacagacagagaaaaagagagcaagtGAAGGGAATGGAAACGCAGAAAATATGAATCTAGAAAGTACACAGAACCCGACCCGAGAAGAAACCCAGTGGACATTTACCCCTAAAGAGCACATGCTCGATGGCCGTGGAGTTCCTGTTAACGAAGTCCGAGACGACGAAGGCGACGAGGTAGGTGGACATGGGGACGCTCTCCTCGTAGTGGTCCCACACCCAGCCCTCCTGACCGATTCTGCGCGGGATGACAGACGAGCATGAGCAGCTGCGACAGGGAAAGTGTGCTATGTTGTCTACTTATCAAACATATATTTAGATCCCAACTTTGGTTCAGTGATGATTGGTTTATTTAAAGTTGTCCATCGTGCTTCTATCACCAGGTAGCTGCATGTTGAACAGCAGCTCTCCCTGCTAGTGAAGTGAAAGGAGTCTTAGCACAACCGCTTTTTACAAACCAATTTGATTGTATCTTAGGTTTCCCTataaagcatattatatatatatatatatatatatatatatatatatatatatatatatatatatatatatatatatatgtgtgtgtgtgtgtgtgtgtgtgtgtgtgtgtgtgtgtgtacatatatatatatatatatatatatatatatatatatatatatatatatatatatatatatatatatatatatagacatatatatataaaccgaatcagttgtgattatatatatatatatatatatatatatatatatatatatatatatatatatatatatatatatacatatatatatatatatatgtatatataaatatacatacatataaacatatgtacagtacagtttgtgtgtgtgtgtgtgtgtgtgtgtgtgtgtgtgtgtgtgtgtgtgtgtgtgtgtgtgtgtgtgtgtgtgtgtgtgtgtgtgtgtgtgtgtgtgtgtgtgtgtgtgtgttgtgtgtgtgtgttatatatatatatatatatata encodes:
- the LOC119593514 gene encoding LOW QUALITY PROTEIN: aminopeptidase N-like (The sequence of the model RefSeq protein was modified relative to this genomic sequence to represent the inferred CDS: inserted 1 base in 1 codon); its protein translation is MRGGHPDQSVSFGRKRGCYMSRCGSVLLATLFVGGMVATGVLVFRYGQELRQFIGDTSIESDVEVITSNRRGKSLEKIVAPSDSPLHTKKELSEIEHNELRPITAETHTTTTTTMSPTTTTSTTTTTTTTTTTTEAPAKEKLLARLPRALNPLHYLVKLQPFINGNFSILGYVEVEMEVLEPTSNITLHMADIITKNETIRLKPSGGLAGPGVGIKMHQYDQXRQFYIAHLETQLEKGEKYVLSMGFLGYLNDQLHGFYRSTYRDDDGTNKLLAVTQFQASDARRAFPCFDEPGFKATFEVFLAREENMVTLSNMPLAETLPLIGQEGWVWDHYEESVPMSTYLVAFVVSDFVNRNSTAIEHVLFRVWARERAIEQAEYARDIGPRILRHFENYFNLSFPLPKMDMIALPDFAPGAMENWGLVTYRETLMLYDPAASSAFNKQLVAQVVGHELAHQWFGNLVTPEWWTDIWLNEGFASYVEYIGVDHVEPEWKVLEQFVVRRIHDVFTVDSLESSHPIRHNALNADRIAYDKGSSIIRMMSNFLNENTFRRGLNEYLQSLTYDNAESDDLWRHLTTAAHEDGTLPQDVTVKMIMDTWTLQKGYPVIKVERSTDGTSATVSQERFLLVRDENSSDTHDYKWWVPLTYTTQSEANFNQTQAMVWMKDSEEQISLSSLPPKDQWVIFNLQETGYYRVNYDDHNWNLLIQQLKTNHLVINPINRAQIIDDAMDLARADQLSYETALGILTYLEAESDYIPWWAALNNVVYLKDMLTRTGGYGALKNYLLDILIPLYESVGFEENPDDGVLDQYKRAKAVAWACALGHQHCLDSASALYHTWMTNPDNLTLISPNLKSTVYCYAIAEGGEAEWDFAWQQYLKSNVGSEKEKLLSALGCSKEMWLLSRYLDMAFTDGSGIRKQDSSRVFGAIANNEVGLPLAWAYLQDNFDKIFSFFDKIMVRLIRSTTQKVNTRQELMELTALQTRHAKQLEPVALDVEQIVESVQNNIAWLDANYNTIIMWLEKIGYSTKLRTI